ACGTGGCCTGAAACATCTCGTACCCCTCGCGCTTGTACTCGTTGAGCGGGTCCTTCTGGCCGTAGCCGCGTAGCCCGATGCCGTCTCTGAGGTGGTCCATGCTGAGGAGGTGGTCCTTCCATAGGCCATCGAGGCTCTGGAGCATGAAGACTTTCTCCAGGTGGCGCATGAAGGCCTCGCCGAGCTGGGCTTCGCGGGCTTCGTAGACCTCGGTGATGAGGCCGAGGAGGTGCTCCCGGAGGTTGGCGTGGCTGGCGGGGGTTCCGGCGGCTGAGGCGGCCTCCTCCCACTGCTCGAAGATGAAGGCGAGGCCGAACTGGCGCGAGAGGGCCTCCCTGAGGCCCGCCAGGTCCCAATCCTCGGTGTAGAGCTCCTCGGCTGCGTATGTATCCAAGGTGGCATCGAGGACATCTTCGATCATCTCCTCCAGCTCTTCCTTGATCCCCTCCCCTTCGAGGAGCTGGCGCCGAAGCCCGTAGACCACCTCCCGCTGCTTGCTCATCACGTCGTCGTACTCAAGGAGGTGCTTTCGGATTTCGAAGTTGTGGGCCTCGACCTTACTCTGGGCGTTCTCGATCGCCTTGGTGACCATGGTGTGCTCGATAGGCACCCCCTCCTCCATGCCGAGCTTCTGCATCATGGAGCTTACCCGCTCGGAGGCGAAAATGCGCATGAGGTCGTCTTCCAGAGAGAGGTAGAAGCGCGACGAGCCGGGGTCGCCCTGGCGGCCGGAACGGCCCCTGAGCTGGTTATCTATCCGGCGTGCCTCGTGTCGCTCCGTGCTCAGTATGTGGAGCCCCCCGAGCTCCACCACCTCGTCGTGCTCGGCGTCGGTGGCCTCCTTGACTCTCTGATATACGGCCTCCCACTCCTTCGGCGAAACCTCCTCCGCATCCTTGCCCTCCTTCTTCAGGGCCTCCCTGGTGAGGAAGTCGGGGTTGCCCCCGAGCAGGATGTCGGTCCCCCGGCCTGCCATGTTGGTGGCGATGGTCACCGAGCCCAGGCGGCCCGCCTGGGACACAATCTCGGCCTCCCTCTCGTGTTGCTTGGCGTTGAGCACGTGGTGGGGGATGCCCCGGCGCTTCAGCCGGGCCGAGAGGGACTCGGAGTTCTCGATGGAGATCGTCCCGACGAGCACCGGGCGGCGCATCTCGTAGAGCTCGGCGATCTCCTCCACCACCGCGGCCCACTTCTCGCCGGGGGTGCGGTAGACCACGTCGGGATACTCGGTTCGGATGAGGGGCACGTTGGTGGGGATGACCATCACGTCGAGGTCGTAAATCTCGGCGAACTCGGCAGCCTCGGTGTCCGCCGTGCCCGTCATGCCGGCGAGCTTATCGTACATGCGGAAGTAGTTCTGGAAGGTGATGGAGGCGAGTGTTTGGTTCTCGTTGGCGATGGTGACCTTCTCCTTCGCCTCGAGGGCCTGGTGGAGGCCCTCGGAGTAGCGTCGCCCGGGCATGAGCCGGCCCGTGAACTCGTCCACTATGATGACCTCGTCGTCCTTGACAACGTAGTCCACGTCGAGCTTGAACAGAGCGTGGGCCTTGAGGCCCTGGTGGACGTGGTGGAGGGTCTCGATGTTGCGGGGATCGTAGAGGTTCTCCACCTTCAGGAGCTCCTCGACCCGGGAGATCCCCTCTTCGGCCAGGGCCACCGTGCGGGTCTTCTCTTCCACGGTGTAGTCCTCATCGCGCTTGAGGCGCGGGATGATGCGGTCAATGGTGTAGTACTTTTCGGTGGACTCCTCGGTGGGCCCGGAGATGATGAGCGGGGTGCGGGCCTCGTCGATGAGGATGGAGTCGACCTCATCGACGATGGCGTAGACGTGCGGGCGCTGTACGTAGTCGGCGATATCGAACTTCATATTGTCCCGGAGGAAGTCAAACCCAAACTCGTTGTTGGTCCCGTAGGTGACGTCGCACCTGTAGGCCTGACGTCGATCTTCGTCGTCCATATCATGCTGGATGACCCCGACGGTGAGGCCTAGGAAGGTGTAAAGCTTGCCCATCCACTCGGAGTCGCGCCGGGCGAGGTAGTCGTTGACCGTCACCACGTGGACACCCTGGCCGCCGAGGGCGTTGAGGTAGACCGGGAGCGTCGCTACGAGGGTCTTGCCCTCGCCCGTCTTCATCTCGGCGATCTTGCCCTCGTGG
This region of Nitrospinota bacterium genomic DNA includes:
- the secA gene encoding preprotein translocase subunit SecA → MSTWRYLLRVFWALKWPLLGELLLVVFWMVVLENAVGLIQREIFDQLTGDARVSFGIWELCAILVAIGVLTFTMFVGGVVLHEGKIAEMKTGEGKTLVATLPVYLNALGGQGVHVVTVNDYLARRDSEWMGKLYTFLGLTVGVIQHDMDDEDRRQAYRCDVTYGTNNEFGFDFLRDNMKFDIADYVQRPHVYAIVDEVDSILIDEARTPLIISGPTEESTEKYYTIDRIIPRLKRDEDYTVEEKTRTVALAEEGISRVEELLKVENLYDPRNIETLHHVHQGLKAHALFKLDVDYVVKDDEVIIVDEFTGRLMPGRRYSEGLHQALEAKEKVTIANENQTLASITFQNYFRMYDKLAGMTGTADTEAAEFAEIYDLDVMVIPTNVPLIRTEYPDVVYRTPGEKWAAVVEEIAELYEMRRPVLVGTISIENSESLSARLKRRGIPHHVLNAKQHEREAEIVSQAGRLGSVTIATNMAGRGTDILLGGNPDFLTREALKKEGKDAEEVSPKEWEAVYQRVKEATDAEHDEVVELGGLHILSTERHEARRIDNQLRGRSGRQGDPGSSRFYLSLEDDLMRIFASERVSSMMQKLGMEEGVPIEHTMVTKAIENAQSKVEAHNFEIRKHLLEYDDVMSKQREVVYGLRRQLLEGEGIKEELEEMIEDVLDATLDTYAAEELYTEDWDLAGLREALSRQFGLAFIFEQWEEAASAAGTPASHANLREHLLGLITEVYEAREAQLGEAFMRHLEKVFMLQSLDGLWKDHLLSMDHLRDGIGLRGYGQKDPLNEYKREGYEMFQATLERWKEETVELLFKVRIEEPTEVELPRGRPGRMVESRADIFLDVPAEADMPAMPVGAPQEGMPPLPPEAMGGAAARPETYRREGRKIGRNEPCPCGSGKKYKKCCG